Proteins encoded within one genomic window of Bradyrhizobium sp. CB1717:
- a CDS encoding VirK family protein gives MTILLSLLSAASVSALARADEPSPKYTEVLNALQAGKNVKLILDMSRCTTAEAGKPASATQAGLVINAFRVTAQNGISFANAHQTVDSSGHAVTEYIRHSLSREGKLTVRASKLVVGTTELVYQGEFICELPDGAKFIW, from the coding sequence GTGACGATCCTGTTGTCCTTGCTTTCGGCCGCAAGCGTGAGCGCGCTGGCGAGAGCCGATGAGCCCTCGCCGAAATACACCGAGGTGCTCAATGCCCTGCAGGCCGGGAAGAATGTGAAGCTCATACTGGACATGAGCCGCTGTACCACCGCGGAGGCTGGCAAGCCTGCGTCGGCGACGCAGGCCGGTCTGGTCATCAATGCCTTCAGGGTGACCGCCCAGAACGGCATCAGCTTCGCCAATGCGCATCAAACGGTCGACAGCTCCGGACATGCCGTGACCGAGTACATCCGCCATAGCCTCAGCCGCGAAGGCAAGCTGACGGTGCGAGCCTCGAAGCTGGTCGTCGGGACCACCGAACTCGTGTACCAGGGCGAATTCATCTGCGAACTGCCGGATGGCGCAAAGTTCATCTGGTAA